In the genome of Aspergillus flavus chromosome 8, complete sequence, one region contains:
- a CDS encoding AMP-binding enzyme, with protein MILPADPIFSQLLLIARNSPDEVVIDDRNLHVQAGYSHLLHDAVQLAQQLRDSLSQGPSTVGSAFIGILAPTSYESTVASLAILAVGGVCVPISAGASLEELAYTLKQCSATCVLVGSQHQQTKLATQLQEQTGILKLAIPVLSPGRPPIESYTLDEDSIPSDDLPAFLFFTSGTTGAPKGVLHARRYLYAKFSVQQSELTDELCLIYDSICWSTCFISVLLHILRGERVELHELDARYDLIWDRFRDCEITKIHFSPTSWYTMMKVFQERISKLPEPSVQAYIRGAQYIRTPITLGGILPVPVKQFWLNLRGGRPIKVIYGSTEAGLLTVADPEASASEEASIGSPAPNVTVKLSDGDSGELLVKAPTLLLQYLNSPELTASCFDSEGFYKTGDLVERQGKNFIFRGRYKADFFKFWDHKIPRLHVESCLSSLPYIEEAHILPVADARCDNRVAALVRLRQDHTCVTLQSIRKDLSTMLPVYQMPTLLRILGKGDEVPRTFSEKVAMKKTVERFFPRCNNDHFMDDSIEVLGIKEILQFETTGPLELVELW; from the exons ATGATTCTACCTGCAGATCCAATATTTTCGCAATTGCTTCTTATTGCGCGAAACAGCCCTGATGAAGTCGTGATCGATGATCGAAATCTTCATGTCCAGGCAGGCTACAGCCATCTCCTCCATGATGCGGTTCAACTCGCACAGCAGTTGCGAGATAGCCTCTCACAGGGCCCTAGTACTGTCGGTAGTGCTTTTATTGGGATTCTAGCTCCAACCAGCTATGAATCTACAGTAGCTTCCTTGGCAATTCTCGCCGTTGGAGGTGTGTGTGTGCCCATCT CGGCCGGTGCATCTTTAGAGGAATTAGCATATACTTTGAAACAATGTTCAGCCACGTGTGTTTTAGTCGGTTCCCAGCACCAGCAGACAAAACTGGCCACACAACTCCAAGAGCAGACAGGAATCCTCAAACTTGCGATCCCAGTACTGTCCCCTGGCCGTCCCCCCATTGAGTCGTATACTCTAGATGAGGATTCAATTCCATCAGACGATTTACCTgcctttctgttcttcactTCCGGGACCACAGGGGCCCCTAAAGGTGTTCTGCATGCTCGAAGGTATTTGTACGCCAAATTCTCAGTCCAACAGTCCGAGTTGACGGATGAGCTCTGTCTGATATATGATTCTATCTGCTGGTCAACCTGTTTTATTTCTGTCCTGCTCCACATTCTGCGGGGGGAGCGAGTCGAGCTACATGAGCTTGACGCCCGCTATGATTTGATCTGGGATCGGTTTCGGGACTGTGAAATCACCAAGATTCACTTCTCTCCGACCTCTTGGTATACAATGATGAAAGTGTTTCAGGAGCGCATCTCTAAGCTTCCCGAGCCTTCTGTCCAGGCATATATCCGGGGGGCCCAGTACATTCGAACCCCAATTACCTTGGGTGGAATTCTTCCAGTTCCCGTCAAACAGTTCTGGCTGAATCTGCGGGGAGGGCGGCCTATAAAGGTGATATATGGGAGTACTGAAGCGGGCCTCCTTACTGTGGCCGATCCGGAGGCGTCAGCGAGTGAAGAG GCATCTATTGGGTCACCGGCACCGAATGTCACAGTCAAACTGTCGGATGGAGATTCCGGAGAGTTGCTTGTCAAAGCTCCAACTCTTCTCTTACA ATACCTCAACTCTCCGGAGCTCACTGCATCGTGCTTCGATTCCGAAGGGTTCTATAAGACGGGCGATTTAGTCGAACGACAGGGaaagaacttcatcttccgagGTAGATACAAGGCGGACT TTTTCAAATTCTGGGATCACAAGATCCCTAGGCTTCATGTAGAGTCCTGTCTTTCAAGTCTCCCCTATATTGAGGAAGCTCATATCCTCCCTGTTGCAGATGCACGATGCGATAACCGTGTAGCAGCGCTTGTACGTCTTCGCCAGGACCACACGTGTGTTACATTACAGAGCATCAGGAAAGATCTCTCAACCATGCTTCCAGTTTATCAAATGCCGACATTGCTTAGGATTTTGGGTAAGGGGGATGAGGTGCCTCGCACATTCTCAGAGAAGGTTGCAATGAAAAAGACTGTGGAGAGGTTCTTTCCCCGATGCAACAATGATCACTTTATGGACGATAGCATAGAAGTGCTGGGCATCAAGGAGATTCTACAGTTCGAGACTACAGGCCCATTGGAGCTAGTGGAGCTATGGTAG
- a CDS encoding major facilitator superfamily domain-containing protein: MAVAELPNIVSTDSSPSPHPGSRLSSEPTDIESQKAPSNAEPKTDPNLVTWDGPDDPANPQNWSFAYRAFVTAIWVYGNLCTCIASSIFSSGSGQIAQRFHVGSTVVTLGISLFLLGYTVGPPVWGPLSERFGRKWPMVIGMALFTIFCIPVAVAKNLQTVLIGRFLTGVFGAAPLSLVGGSLVDMWNPAQRGVAMACCIGTIFGSPVLAPLMGNFIVESYLGWRFTQWLSCIMGGSCTVLVVFGLPETFAGSILRKKAAAIRKAGNPDVHTVYDGKQKGIKDIFVIFLLRPFALLVTEPILLLVTIYQAFIYGILYLVFVSYPIAFREVRGWSLGISALPYIGMMVGILIGCAIVVIQTRRNYDGNKAVVPEQRLPLMIAGGCLLPVGLFIFAWTSNPNIHWAGMVIGSAPVGTGMYMVFVQCLNYLVDVYPTIANSAIGANTFVRSFFGAGFPLFGPFMYHNLGVAWASSTLGFISIAMIPIPVLFYRYGARIRSWSKNSKHT, from the exons ATGGCGGTAGCTGAGTTACCCAATATTGTCTCTACGGACTCTTCACCCTCCCCTCATCCGGGTAGTCGACTATCATCGGAACCTACCGACATCGAAAGCCAGAAAGCTCCTTCAAACGCCGAGCCCAAGACGGATCCAAACCTAGTCACCTGGGATGGACCGGATGATCCAGCAAACCCCCAAAACTGGTCCTTCGCATACCGGGCGTTTGTCACAGCCATCTGGGTCTATGGAAACCTCTGCACATGTATCGCCAGTAGTATCTTCAGCAGTGGAAGTGGCCAAATCGCCCAACGGTTTCATGTCGGCAGTACGGTGGTGACACTTGGAATCAGCTTGTTCTTGCTG GGTTACACTGTTGGTCCGCCCGTATGGGGTCCTTTGTCTGAGCGATTCGGGCGTAAGTGGCCCATGGTCATCGGTATGGCTCTTTTTACCATCTTCTGTATACCCGTGGCCGTGGCGAAGAATTTGCAAACGGTCCTCATCGGTCGGTTCCTGACCGGAGTCTTTGGCGCGGCTCCCTTGTCTCTTGTCGGAGGTTCATTGGTGGATATGTGGAATCCCGCGCAACGTGGTGTGGCGATGGCATGTTGTATCGGCACAATCTTTGGCAGTCCGGTGTTGGCCCCTTTGATGGGTAACTTTATCGTGGAAAGCTATCTGGGGTGGCGGTTCACACAATGGCTCAGTTGCATCATGGGCGGGTCATGTACAGTTCTGGTGGTCTTTGGGCTGCCCGAGACATTTGCCGGGTCCATCCTGCGCAAGAAGGCTGCAGCCATCCGCAAGGCGGGCAACCCGGACGTCCACACGGTGTATGATGGGAAGCAAAAGGGAATCAAGGATAtattcgtcatcttcttgctGAGACCATTTG CACTTTTGGTTACCGAGCCGATTCTTCTGCTGGTCACCATCTACCAG GCTTTCATCTATGGCATCTTATACCTCGTGTTCGTTTCGTACCCTATCGCCTTCCGCGAAGTACGTGGCTGGTCGCTGGGAATCAGCGCCCTCCCATATATCGGCATGATGGTCGGAATTCTGATCGGTTGTGCCATTGTGGTCATACAAACGCGACGCAACTACGACGGGAACAAAGCCGTGGTCCCCGAGCAACGCCTGCCCCTCATGATCGCGGGAGGATGCCTGCTCCCCGTCGGactcttcatcttcgcctggacatccaaccccaacatccACTGGGCTGGCATGGTCATCGGAAGTGCCCCCGTCGGCACAGGCATGTACATGGTCTTCGTGCAGTGTCTGAACTACCTAGTTGACGTGTACCCGACCATCGCCAACAGTGCGATCGGCGCCAATACCTTCGTGCGTAGCTTCTTCGGCGCCGGCTTCCCACTCTTCGGACCTTTCATGTATCACAACCTTGGCGTGGCCTGGGCGTCGAGTACCCTCGGGTTCATCAGTATTGCGATGATCCCGATCCCCGTACTCTTCTATCGGTATGGTGCTCGGATTCGCTCGTGGTCCAAGAATAGCAAGCACACGTGA
- a CDS encoding putative gluconolactonase precursor encodes MLSYTSHCLQALLGVASLPYRQYQAYSSPQAPLQVPQVPQAGPPITTLVSSCAGFSYPEVACIDRYGSLLQGEFERKVRNVLGDADTYISTNAPSEPTFSDLQNADFLVWNQSAAKAILGPNPHVDFMFSIEDCSHEAPVYVPTTNELYFSRLQQGFLPQLVINLNNDPPTLEEKLAQPPIYAATGARFRDGLLYLATIGGNESLAGYTFRPGLYTLDPITGKTQALLNNYYGYYFNAVDDLDIDHEGQIWFTDNDYGRPCQVNTYAPQINAATYRFNPKTGLVTMVDDTLLEPNGLTFSPDNKTVYLTDTGAGSAIIDPNIYPAPHIAYNSTRKGRTIYAYDVAPSRKALLNKRPVYLSMEYAPDGIKTSREGYLVSATGKGVVVLTDEGEPLVRVQTNFTVINIAFAGAERDELWAIGKGGVARIRWGLRGSYA; translated from the exons ATGCTTTCCTACACTAGCCACTGTCTGCAGGCACTGCTCGGGGTCGCCTCCCTACCCTACCGGCAATACCAGGCGTACTCCAGCCCTCAAGCACCCCTCCAAGTACCCCAAGTACCCCAAGCCGGACCCCCAATCACCACACTGGTCTCGTCATGCGCGGGGTTCAGCTACCCGGAGGTTGCCTGTATTGATCGCTACGGATCCCTCCTGCAAGGCGAGTTCGAGCGCAAAGTACGCAACGTGCTTGGCGACGCCGACACCTACATCTCCACCAACGCGCCGTCAGAACCAACCTTCTCCGATCTGCAGAATGCCGATTTCCTCGTATGGAACCAATCGGCGGCAAAGGCCATCCTGGGTCCCAACCCGCACGTCGATTTCATGTTCAGCATCGAGGACTGCTCCCACGAGGCTCCCGTGTACGTCCCCACTACTAACGAACTGTACTTCTCCCGCTTACAGCAGGGATTCCTCCCTCAACTGGTGATTAACTTGAACAATGACCCTCCTACTTTGGAAGAGAAGCTAGCCCAGCCACCTATTTACGCCGCCACGGGAGCGCGATTCCGTGATGGCCTCCTCTACCTCGCCACGATAGGCGGAAACGAGTCTCTTGCCGGCTACACGTTTCGTCCAGGTCTGTATACGTTGGACCCTATTACGGGAAAAACTCAAGCTCTTCTGAACAACTACTACGGGTATTATTTCAATGCAGTGGACGATCTTGACATCGATCATGAAGGTCAGATCTGGTTCACGGACAATG ATTACGGCCGTCCCTGCCAAGTAAACACCTACGCCCCCCAAATCAACGCCGCCACCTACCGCTTCAACCCCAAAACCGGGCTCGTAACCATGGTCGACGACACCCTCCTCGAACCCAACGGACTCACCTTCTCCCCGGACAACAAAACCGTCTATCTAACCGACACAGGCGCCGGCTCCGCAATCATCGACCCCAACATCTACCCAGCACCGCACATCGCCTACAACTCCACGCGCAAAGGCCGCACCATCTACGCGTACGACGTGGCGCCGTCCCGCAAGGCATTGCTGAATAAACGCCCCGTGTACTTGTCCATGGAGTATGCGCCAGATGGAATCAAGACTTCCCGGGAAGGGTATTTGGTGTCGGCGACGGGGAAGGGGGTGGTTGTTTTGACGGATGAGGGGGAGCCGTTGGTGAGGGTGCAGACTAATTTCACGGTGATTAATATTGCGTTTGCCGGGGCGGAGAGGGATGAGCTTTGGGCTATTGGGAAGGGGGGTGTGGCGAGGATCAGGTGGGGGTTGAGGGGGTCTTATGCTTGA
- a CDS encoding putative ankyrin repeat domain protein yields MDIYEAASQGRIDAIKFAVEQGCDVDGPNEDGKTPLWFAVQSGQPEACRFLMSLGAGRGPQNSSLLEVAVGGGYADIVALLWLPRERIHSFSAMGAISVRATWAEAAFASRIFDYALLLATKAGRNAGLRLVEFLLGESMPDVNCKIMINGQFETPLTAAAEKGNLEILATLIDHPNIDLTICGKYNWPAFLHLLASPLSISTERGRVIARRLAYKAVPNRLFIDSREIRLQGAFQNVLRFGDDGLVKQVIDLVRGAAGTLILPLLIRANEVDGLTWVLNCDGVSSKKPPPAFWVLLCQYFKRYQDQDALGLFTSVTEFLVEKKIWNQAILKCLHACNFSFIQQFFYPLSEAPPKEVTEETLVGFPAASTNHCIIQEWAGQGFARVALWNAIHCGLWKSPGFENLLFSNADPNGSDPHPNGPGRPEPEIIPHAFFDDPSSAAQKISLRSALPSASPNPSNPHLYSYQMELIRLEQQNKRRLFHAGDTRCPLSWAAKSHNAPLVDALLRSPQVNVNFQDPSDRTPLMYAIAVNDRPIVERLLNHRDIDLNLRDAEGRTAIFYAAQGGDLSIVQLLVGTQNVDFSIRNKNGKNVKEFAKKAKLKQDIVAALSN; encoded by the exons ATGGATATTTATGAAGCAGCAAGCCAAGGCCGCATCGACGCGATAAAATTTGCCGTTGAGCAAGGCTGTGATGTCGACGGTCCCAATGAAGACGGGAAGACGCCTCTCTGGTTCGCTGTGCAGAGTGGCCAGCCAGAAGCCTGCAGATTTCTTATGAGTCTAGGAGCTGGCAGGGGGCCGCAAAATTCTAGCCTCCTCGAAGTCGCTGTTGGAGGGGGGTACGCGGATATTGTCGCACTGCT ATGGCTCCCCCGAGAGAGAATCCACAGTTTTTCAGCAATGGGAGCGATTTCTGTTCGTGCGACGTGGGCAGAAGCTGCCTTTGCATCGCGTATTTTTGACtacgctcttcttctcgccacGAAGGCAGGCCGCAATGCAGGGCTTCGACTGGTAGAGTTTCTGCTTGGGGAATCCATGCCCGACGTGAACTGCAAGATCATGATCAATGGGCAGTTTGAGACACCTTTGACGGCGGCCGCTGAGAAGGGTAACCTGGAGATCCTCGCAACTCTGATCGACCACCCAAACATCGACTTGACTATTTGTGGCAAGTATAACTGGCCCGCTTTTCTCCACCTGCTAGCCAGCCCTCTGTCTATCTCAACAGAAAGAGGCCGTGTCATTGCACGCCGATTGGCTTACAAGGCTGTCCCCAATCGGCTGTTTATTGATAGTCGGGAGATTCGTTTGCAAGGTGCATTCCAGAATGTGCTTCGATTCGGCGACGACGGCCTTGTGAAGCAAGTAATTGATCTCGTTCGTGGCGCAGCAGGAACTCTTATACTACCCCTTCTGATCAGAGCTAACGAGGTTGATGGTCTGACGTGGGTCTTGAACTGCGATGGGGTctcttcaaagaaaccaccaccagcctTTTGGGTCTTACTCTGTCAATACTTCAAACGTTATCAAGATCAGGACGCTCTAGGACTTTTCACTAGCGTCACAGAATTCTtggtagaaaagaaaatctggAACCAGGCCATTCTGAAATGTCTCCACGCATGCAACTTCTCTTTCATCCAGCAATTTTTCTATCCATTGTCCGAGGCGCCCCCAAAGGAAGTGACAGAAGAAACACTGGTAGGATTCCCAGCGGCGTCTACTAACCACTGCATCATACAAGAATGGGCTGGCCAAGGGTTTGCCCGTGTCGCTTTGTGGAACGCTATTCACTGTGGATTATGGAAGAGCCCAGGCTTCGaaaatcttcttttttccaacGCTGATCCAAACGGGTCAGATCCGCATCCTAATGGCCCGGGGCGACCAGAGCCGGAAATAATCCCACACGCATTCTTCGATGACCCATCTAGTGCGGCGCAAAAGATCTCTCTTAGATCCGCTTTACCTTCTGCGAGCCCCAATCCATCTAATCCGCACCTCTACTCCTATCAAATGGAATTGATTCGCCTGGAGCAGCAGAATAAAAGGCGGTTATTTCATGCCGGAGATACGAGGTGCCCCCTTTCTTGGGCCGCGAAAAGCCACAATGCTCCACTTGTAGATGCTCTGCTACGCAGTCCGCAAGTCAACGTCAATTTTCAGGACCCCTCCGACCGAACTCCGCTTATGTACGCAATTGCTGTGAATGACAGGCCAATTGTGGAAAGGTTACTGAATCATCGAGATATTGACCTCAACTTGCGGGATGCTGAAGGCAGAACTGCTATCTTCTACGCCGCACAAGGCGGGGATCTGTCCATTGTACAGTTGCTTGTTGGAACACAGAACGTGGACTTTTCTATCCGAAACAAAAACGGGAAAAATGTGAAGGAGTTTGCCAAAAAGGCCAAGTTGAAGCAGGATATTGTGGCTGCACTTTCTAACTGA
- a CDS encoding putative alpha-ketoglutarate-dependent sulfonate dioxygenase (putative taurine catabolism dioxygenase) — protein sequence MHSTKVTYPEPMQLSGILDQYESFQVTPCIGTEFPKANLAEWLSSPNADALLRDLAITIAQRGVVFFRAQTDLDGELQKELTHRLGVQSGKPAGHRLSKHPLHLIRKDDPEMGVLDPGRQQKLHGVENTQKRQRAVLEYHSDGSYEVCPPDFTMLRMTEIPPTGGDTLWASGYELYDRLSTPYQKFFESLTAQHEVPSLRKLAETEPGIYDGPRGAPANTDMQFKQSHPMVRTHPVTGWKTLFAGGLHCRRVNDVTDFESEQLLSKIISLVGDNHDLQVRFRWNNPGDVAIWDNRCVLHCPTQDHYGLGGRMGYRTMGIAEKPYLDPNSPSRQEALAAAAK from the exons ATGCACTCCACCAAGGTCACCTACCCCGAGCCTATGCAGCTCAGCGGTATTCTCGATCAATACGAGTCCTTCCAGGTCACTCCCTGCATTGGTACTGAATTCCCCAAGGCGAACTTGGCCGAATGGCTCTCCTCGCCCAATGCCGATGCTCTCTTGCGCGACCTGGCCATTACGA TTGCGCAACGGGGAGTTGTTTTCTTCCGTGCCCAGACTGACCTGGACGGAGAACTCCAGAAGGAGCTCACCCACCGCTTGGGTGTGCAATCTGGCAAGCCAGCTGGCCACCGTCTGAGCAAgcaccccctccaccttaTCCGTAAGGATGACCCAGAAATGGGCGTCCTCGACCCCGGCCGCCAGCAGAAGCTGCACGGTGTCGAGAACACCCAGAAGCGTCAGCGCGCCGTCCTGGAGTACCACAGCGATGGCTCCTATGAAGTCTGCCCCCCTGACTTTACCATGCTCCGCATGACCGAGATCCCCCCCACCG GTGGCGACACCCTCTGGGCTTCCGGATACGAGCTCTATGACCGTCTCTCAACCCCCTACCAGAAATTCTTCGAGTCTCTTACCGCCCAGCACGAGGTTCCCTCCCTGCGCAAGCTGGCTGAAACCGAACCCGGCATCTACGATGGCCCTCGTGGTGCTCCCGCCAACACCGACATGCAGTTCAAGCAGTCTCAC CCCATGGTCCGCACCCACCCCGTAACAGGCTGGAAGACCCTCTTCGCAGGCGGTCTTCACTGCCGCCGCGTCAACGACGTTACCGATTTCGAGAGCGAACAGCTCCTGAGCAAGATCATCTCTCTCGTCGGCGACAACCACGACCTCCAAGTCCGCTTCCGCTGGAACAACCCCGGCGATGTTG CTATCTGGGACAACCGTTGCGTCCTGCACTGCCCTACCCAGGACCACTATGGCCTCGGAGGCCGCATGGGATATCGCACCATGGGTATTGCTGAGAAGCCTTACTTGGACCCTAACAGCCCTTCTCGCCAGGAGGCTTTGGCAGCTGCCGCTAAGTGA
- a CDS encoding putative bicyclomycin resistance protein (synaptic vesicle transporter) has product MAEEVNERTRLLSQSDDPSPSLEELEEWEEPRNWKVSYRWLCIAVISVYGLISPVIAAIIVPAMPQIATDLNVTDPGMLQAFVSVYVLGWSFAPLVVGPLSEVYGRISLLNTGHGLFLVFNALCAFARSDYELLILRFITGAVGSAPLSIGAGIIGDLWAPEERGLSISLYTLGPLLGPAIAPITGAYIVSHTSWRAIFAWCSLYILITWVVGLCTLRETFRPVLIQRKQAAAVRKGQLPGSVQHHHKSLADVFRQDLRRPFTFLGTQPIIQVLSLFMGYLFGLNHLSITTFESVWTDIYNQTPSRAALNYISIAGGFILGSQITGSLNDRIYIHYTSKDPAKGTPELRTILMLPAALLVPTGLLIYGWSAQTHSHWIMPNIGISIYALGLIMSYQCIQAYVLDCYAVYAASAMGALTILRSLLGFVLPILAPLIYRTLGYGWGSSLLALWALVMGGLVPVLLWRYGAVLRKRSGILEEM; this is encoded by the exons ATGGCCGAAGAAGTAAACGAAAGAACGAGACTGCTTTCCCAGTCCGAT gacccttctccttctctagAAGAGCTAGAAGAGTGGGAAGAGCCTCGCAATTGGAAGGTTTCCTACCGCTGGCTATGTATTGCCGTGATTTCAGTTTACGGACTGATCAGTCCAGTCATCGCAGCAATCATCGTGCCTGCCATGCCGCAAATAGCCACAGACTTGAATGTTACCGACCCAGGAATGCTGCAAGCCTTCGTTTCTGTTTATGTCCTCGGCTGGAGCTTTGCACCGCTGGTGGTCGGTCCTTTGTCCGAAGTCTACGGGCGCATCTCGTTGTTGAATACCGGGCATGGcttgtttcttgtctttaATGCCCTATGCGCGTTCGCTCGTAGTGACTACGAATTGCTCATTCTTCGGTTTATCACGGGCGCCGTTGGTAGCGCTCCACTCTCT ATCGGCGCAGGTATAATCGGTGACCTATGGGCTCCAGAAGAGCGAGgcctctccatctcccttTACACTCTAGGGCCCCTGCTTGGTCCGGCCATCGCACCCATCACAGGTGCATACATCGTGTCCCACACATCATGGCGGGCAATATTCGCCTGGTGCTCGCTTTACATCCTCATCACATGGGTGGTCGGTCTTTGTACACTTCGCGAGACCTTCCGGCCAGTCCTCATCCAACGCAAACAAGCTGCTGCCGTCCGCAAAGGTCAGCTGCCGGGCTCTGTACAGCACCATCATAAGAGTCTAGCAGATGTATTCAGACAGGATCTCCGCCGACCCTTCACCTTCCTCGGAACCCAGCCCATCATACAAGTCCTATCCCTCTTCATGGGCTATCTGTTTGGCCTAAACCACCTCTCCATCACCACATTCGAGTCCGTCTGGACAGATATCTACAACCAAACCCCATCCCGCGCAGCATTAAACTACATCTCCATCGCCGGTGGCTTCATCCTCGGCAGCCAAATCACAGGCTCCCTCAACGACCGG ATCTACATCCACTACACCTCCAAAGACCCCGCCAAAGGAACTCCCGAGCTTCGAACAATCCTCATGCTCCCAGCCGCCCTGCTCGTTCCTACCGGCCTACTAATCTACGGCTGGTCCGCCCAGACCCACAGCCACTGGATCATGCCCAACATCGGAATCAGCATCTATGCCCTGGGCCTGATAATGAGTTACCAATGTATTCAGGCCTATGTGCTGGACTGCTATGCGGTGTATGCTGCGTCAGCGATGGGTGCCCTGACGATTCTGCGGTCGCTGCTCGGCTTTGTTTTACCGATTTTGGCTCCTTTGATCTATAGAACTCTTGGGTATGGATGGGGCAGTTCCTTGCTGGCGCTTTGGGCTTTGGTGATGGGTGGGCTGGTTCCGGTCCTGCTGTGGCGCTATGGGGCTGTTTTGAGGAAACGGAGTGGGATTCTTGAGGAGATGTAG